The Methylomusa anaerophila genome has a segment encoding these proteins:
- a CDS encoding N-acetylmuramoyl-L-alanine amidase family protein encodes MRIIYIAKRQFIFFLLPAMLLLGTLYAHNDVTHKLSDKVIIVDAGHGGIDPGANRPGVLEKEINLAVALMLKDILNQSGAKVVLSRQTDIDLSTECDNEKVRGRYHRDLTARVEMAEESDADLFISIHANAVANAQRRGAEVFYYAKSEPSKVLSNSIQTELGKITPAASAASTADYFVLRRNKIPAALVEIGYITNKEECALLQSPEYQQKLAAAIAKGIDNYY; translated from the coding sequence GTGAGAATTATATACATTGCCAAACGTCAATTCATCTTCTTTTTACTACCTGCTATGCTATTATTGGGAACATTGTACGCTCATAATGACGTTACCCATAAGCTGTCCGACAAGGTCATTATCGTGGATGCCGGTCATGGCGGCATTGACCCCGGCGCCAATCGACCAGGTGTTCTCGAAAAAGAAATTAACTTGGCCGTAGCGTTAATGCTAAAAGATATTCTTAATCAATCCGGCGCCAAGGTTGTACTATCCCGTCAAACGGATATTGACCTTAGCACTGAGTGCGATAATGAAAAGGTCAGAGGACGTTATCACCGTGATTTGACTGCCCGGGTAGAAATGGCGGAAGAATCAGATGCAGATTTATTTATCAGTATCCATGCCAATGCCGTTGCCAATGCTCAACGGCGCGGAGCAGAAGTTTTCTATTATGCGAAATCCGAACCCAGCAAGGTATTATCGAATTCCATTCAAACCGAACTCGGCAAGATAACACCTGCCGCCTCGGCAGCCAGTACTGCCGACTATTTCGTATTGCGTCGCAACAAAATTCCCGCTGCCCTGGTTGAGATAGGATACATCACCAATAAAGAGGAATGCGCGTTATTACAGTCACCGGAATATCAACAAAAATTGGCGGCGGCAATCGCAAAAGGTATTGATAATTATTATTAG
- a CDS encoding MATE family efflux transporter — MDRHIVSYRHIVQIAYPVTLSMLSMNAMIFVDRMFVSQYNLTQFAAMIPAGLFATSIASIFGGIVGYSSVLVSQYFGARRYNDCSASTWQAVYLSALFVVLLIVSSVGLENIFQVLGHDESLIHFEKEYFYLIISANCFQLFTTALSGLYYGIGDTRTTMHIEIFINVANMVLAWLLVLGKCGFPAMGMFGAGLATNISSAIGLAVYLLRLNQRSFKSRFQFFINFDFNKFLLHKIVKFGLFSGIQSFTITGYFSIFLLIIGMRGEFDLTCANIAVALQAASILPVYGITTAVGILAGQERGADRPDNLTIILKKGILISSCYVILIVIFFNLLPEFLISIFNSEHDKERLVLINNATIPLVRLTSICVALEMVFSTIGSALQAVGDTRFMMVTYTVIPFIFYVIMPYIICVRGSLSLEVLWIMLIGYRIIMLLVVTRRFVGGKWKAINVI; from the coding sequence ATGGATAGACATATAGTTTCTTATCGGCATATTGTGCAGATTGCTTATCCCGTTACACTTTCTATGCTATCAATGAATGCGATGATATTTGTTGACCGAATGTTTGTGTCGCAATATAATCTTACGCAGTTTGCGGCCATGATTCCCGCCGGTTTGTTTGCCACCTCAATAGCAAGTATTTTTGGAGGAATTGTTGGTTACTCTTCGGTGCTAGTTTCACAGTACTTTGGTGCCCGCAGATATAATGATTGCTCTGCGTCCACGTGGCAAGCAGTGTATTTAAGTGCGCTATTTGTCGTTCTGTTAATTGTCTCTTCAGTAGGGTTAGAAAATATATTTCAAGTATTGGGACACGATGAATCTTTAATACATTTTGAAAAGGAGTATTTCTATCTTATTATATCTGCAAATTGCTTCCAATTATTCACTACTGCCTTATCCGGCCTTTATTACGGCATTGGCGACACCAGAACGACAATGCATATAGAAATTTTTATCAATGTTGCAAACATGGTTCTGGCTTGGCTCTTGGTACTTGGAAAGTGCGGATTTCCTGCGATGGGGATGTTTGGGGCAGGTCTGGCGACGAATATTAGCAGCGCAATTGGTCTAGCAGTATATTTATTGCGGTTAAACCAAAGAAGCTTTAAAAGTCGATTTCAATTTTTCATAAACTTTGACTTTAACAAATTTCTACTTCATAAAATAGTGAAGTTTGGGTTGTTTTCCGGTATACAGTCGTTTACTATTACAGGATATTTCAGTATTTTTCTTCTCATTATTGGAATGCGGGGTGAATTTGATTTGACTTGTGCCAATATCGCTGTTGCGCTTCAAGCCGCATCGATATTGCCCGTATATGGGATTACAACTGCAGTAGGTATTTTAGCCGGTCAGGAGAGAGGAGCTGACAGACCGGATAATCTTACAATAATCCTAAAAAAAGGAATTTTAATAAGTTCCTGTTATGTCATTTTAATCGTTATTTTTTTCAATCTATTGCCCGAATTTCTAATTTCTATTTTTAATAGTGAACATGATAAGGAGCGGCTTGTATTAATTAACAATGCCACTATTCCACTGGTCAGACTTACCTCAATATGTGTTGCACTCGAAATGGTGTTCTCGACTATTGGTAGTGCGCTTCAAGCCGTTGGCGACACCAGATTTATGATGGTCACGTATACTGTGATTCCTTTTATATTTTATGTGATTATGCCATACATAATCTGCGTAAGGGGCTCACTTTCACTGGAAGTACTATGGATTATGCTAATAGGGTACAGAATAATTATGCTGCTAGTAGTAACGAGAAGGTTTGTAGGAGGTAAGTGGAAAGCTATTAACGTGATCTAA
- a CDS encoding HD-GYP domain-containing protein, with translation MAIKRYVISAVEPGMKLARPIFRDNGQVILYDGTVLTNFHIEKLRYFDVSYIDIIEHPDEYHPAQDVSAPPSDLSTIQGFQTLYDSTVNTLNQAFNSIRFLQEIPLAELRSMVGQAIMPMIDAVGVISHLQNVQHQDEYTFHHSLDVAVISGVLARWMGYTGQELEEIILSGLLHDVGKARIPLAILNKPEKLTTEEMDIMKLHTSKGYQMLNETKTLSPAVLCGVLQHHEKLDGSGYPLGVNEEKIHPYAKIIAVADIYCAMTSDRVYHKRRTPFKVVEHISQEMFNKLDPAVCTAFMNNVKDYFLGSVVKLSDGREAEVVYLGIYSSSRPVVRTKEGEFIDLERNKKIVIEG, from the coding sequence ATGGCGATTAAACGTTACGTTATTTCCGCTGTTGAACCCGGCATGAAGTTGGCTAGACCAATATTCCGCGATAATGGGCAAGTGATACTGTACGATGGAACAGTATTGACTAACTTTCATATTGAAAAACTAAGATATTTCGATGTGAGTTACATTGATATTATCGAGCACCCTGATGAATACCATCCGGCACAGGATGTTTCCGCGCCCCCGTCTGATCTTTCAACAATACAAGGATTTCAGACGCTGTATGACAGTACTGTAAATACACTTAACCAGGCATTTAACAGTATACGTTTCTTACAGGAAATACCGCTGGCGGAATTGCGTTCTATGGTTGGTCAGGCAATTATGCCCATGATCGACGCGGTAGGAGTAATTAGTCATCTGCAGAATGTGCAGCACCAGGATGAATACACATTTCATCACTCCCTGGACGTAGCGGTAATCTCAGGCGTATTAGCTAGATGGATGGGCTATACGGGACAGGAACTGGAAGAAATAATCTTGTCCGGATTGCTTCATGACGTGGGCAAAGCGCGAATTCCATTGGCTATCTTAAATAAACCGGAAAAATTGACCACCGAAGAAATGGATATCATGAAACTTCATACTTCAAAAGGCTACCAAATGCTGAATGAAACGAAAACCTTATCACCAGCCGTACTTTGCGGCGTACTTCAGCATCATGAGAAGCTTGACGGCAGCGGGTACCCGTTAGGAGTAAATGAGGAAAAAATTCATCCGTATGCAAAAATTATTGCCGTGGCCGACATATATTGTGCAATGACTTCCGACCGGGTATACCACAAGCGGCGCACCCCTTTCAAGGTTGTAGAGCATATCAGCCAGGAAATGTTCAATAAGCTTGACCCTGCCGTTTGTACTGCGTTCATGAATAACGTAAAGGATTATTTTCTCGGGAGTGTAGTGAAATTAAGCGATGGCAGAGAAGCAGAAGTTGTTTATCTGGGAATCTACTCTTCATCCCGGCCGGTGGTTCGAACTAAGGAGGGAGAGTTCATCGACCTGGAGAGAAATAAAAAGATTGTTATTGAAGGATAG
- the larE gene encoding ATP-dependent sacrificial sulfur transferase LarE, with translation MPDKKLALLLQGLKELESAVVAFSGGVDSAFLAAAAKRALGDTAVAVTACSETLPDSERTESARIAEAIGIRHVFLPISELTSPEFVANTPERCYYCKKVRFSAIRRWADSQGIRWVLDGSNFDDASDYRPGMKAISELEGVQSPLLTFGFTKDEIRAVSREWELPTWNKLSAACLSSRVAYGLAVTPERLKQIEQAEAFIKTFFQGQIRVRHHGNLARIEVAPAGIPILTADGNSVQISRFLRSLGFQYVTLDLTGYRTGSMNEVLDFS, from the coding sequence ATGCCGGATAAAAAATTGGCGCTGCTGCTGCAGGGATTAAAGGAACTTGAATCTGCAGTCGTAGCGTTTTCGGGCGGAGTAGACAGCGCTTTTTTGGCTGCAGCGGCCAAACGGGCGTTGGGGGATACCGCGGTGGCGGTGACAGCCTGCTCGGAGACACTGCCGGATTCAGAGCGGACTGAATCCGCAAGAATAGCTGAAGCTATTGGCATAAGACATGTATTTTTGCCTATCAGTGAACTGACGAGTCCCGAATTTGTAGCCAACACGCCGGAACGTTGTTACTATTGCAAGAAAGTGCGATTTTCGGCTATCCGGCGGTGGGCTGATTCGCAAGGAATTCGATGGGTGCTTGACGGTTCTAATTTTGACGATGCGTCTGATTACAGACCCGGAATGAAGGCAATCAGCGAGCTGGAGGGAGTCCAAAGCCCATTGCTTACTTTTGGTTTTACCAAAGATGAAATTCGGGCGGTGTCCCGGGAATGGGAACTGCCTACCTGGAACAAGTTAAGCGCCGCTTGTCTGTCTTCCCGGGTGGCTTACGGCCTTGCGGTTACTCCCGAACGGTTAAAACAGATTGAGCAGGCGGAAGCCTTTATAAAAACTTTCTTTCAGGGACAAATCAGGGTACGGCACCACGGAAATCTGGCCCGTATTGAAGTAGCGCCGGCAGGAATTCCAATATTGACTGCTGACGGAAATTCCGTACAAATCAGCCGGTTCCTGCGGAGCTTAGGGTTTCAATATGTAACCCTTGATCTAACCGGCTACCGCACGGGAAGCATGAATGAAGTGTTGGATTTCTCATAA
- the hydE gene encoding [FeFe] hydrogenase H-cluster radical SAM maturase HydE, producing MKTINDIISRAEHTHCLEKENIITLLSDEEGDELVFAAADRVGKKYVGNEVHLRGLIEFSNICKQNCLYCGLRRDNRNVKRYRLDPEAIIASAGQANSYGYRTVVLQSGEDDSFDLDTMVYIIHKIKELDMAITLSIGEKPREVYQKYREAGADRYLLRIETTDRELYERLDPGMSWDNRARCLCDLKELGFELGTGCLIGLPGQTIASLADDILFFKKMDADMIGVGPFIANKETPLGKEPNGTFELSTKVMAITRLLLPDINIPATTAMESLNPDGRVLALQRGANVVMPNVTEGEYRQLYQLYPGKICINDTPAHCHSCITGKIHSIGRTVSQGYGYRQKQAVS from the coding sequence ATTAAGACTATTAACGATATTATTTCCCGGGCCGAACACACGCACTGCTTGGAAAAAGAAAATATCATCACTTTGCTAAGTGACGAAGAGGGCGATGAACTTGTTTTTGCTGCCGCTGACCGGGTGGGGAAAAAGTATGTAGGCAATGAGGTCCATTTACGCGGCCTAATAGAATTCTCTAATATATGTAAGCAAAATTGCCTGTACTGTGGTTTACGCCGGGACAATCGTAACGTAAAAAGGTATCGCCTGGACCCTGAAGCTATTATTGCTTCTGCCGGCCAAGCTAACTCTTATGGCTACCGGACGGTGGTCCTTCAATCCGGCGAGGATGACTCCTTTGATTTAGATACAATGGTGTATATAATCCACAAAATCAAAGAATTGGATATGGCTATCACTCTCAGTATAGGAGAAAAACCGCGGGAAGTGTATCAAAAGTACCGGGAAGCAGGTGCAGACCGTTATTTATTGAGAATTGAGACAACCGACAGGGAACTTTACGAACGCCTTGATCCTGGTATGAGCTGGGATAACCGGGCGAGATGCCTTTGTGATTTAAAGGAATTGGGCTTTGAACTTGGCACCGGCTGTCTGATTGGTTTACCGGGACAGACGATAGCGTCGTTGGCGGACGACATTCTATTCTTTAAAAAAATGGATGCCGATATGATCGGCGTCGGACCTTTTATTGCTAATAAGGAAACTCCGCTGGGAAAGGAGCCTAACGGTACATTTGAACTTAGCACCAAAGTCATGGCTATCACCAGGCTGCTGCTGCCGGATATTAATATTCCGGCGACTACGGCAATGGAGTCGCTAAATCCCGATGGCCGGGTATTGGCTTTACAGCGAGGAGCTAATGTGGTCATGCCTAATGTAACCGAAGGAGAATACCGGCAGCTTTATCAGCTTTACCCCGGGAAAATATGTATAAACGATACTCCGGCTCATTGTCATTCCTGCATCACCGGTAAGATTCACTCCATTGGGCGGACAGTATCCCAAGGATATGGGTATCGCCAAAAACAGGCGGTATCGTGA
- a CDS encoding phospholipase D-like domain-containing protein, with amino-acid sequence MNYSGYESFVEKAVKVIHAARVSLFVSAWTEEVILLADAVAMAYKRGVTVIAGCLANVL; translated from the coding sequence TTGAATTATTCGGGGTATGAATCTTTTGTGGAAAAAGCGGTTAAAGTGATCCATGCTGCCAGGGTATCTCTTTTTGTGTCGGCCTGGACAGAGGAAGTCATTCTCTTGGCCGATGCTGTAGCTATGGCCTACAAACGAGGTGTTACGGTTATTGCCGGGTGTTTGGCGAATGTTCTTTAG
- a CDS encoding class I SAM-dependent methyltransferase: MANKKSGQTAFNVAAIRLIEQYQSKDLRLFTDPVIKNLFNWPNRFLLGFKIIRDWLIRFSDKQTKGIYGSNICRTRYIDDSLQSAIENGIEQVVILGAGLDTRPYRILGRDQIKFFEVDMPSVQDYKKKKVESYLGSLPDNVVFIPIDFNSQTLDEVFAGKGLDFSKPVVFIWEGVTPYITEKAVGNTLQFISKNSPGSIVIFTYILKTVIEKKSDIDGVNDLVKYLEKYGVIWYFGLDPLNVAEFLKQFSLKLIEDVGASYYRENYLKPLGRRLDVSEIERIAYATVI, encoded by the coding sequence ATGGCAAATAAAAAAAGCGGGCAAACCGCCTTTAATGTAGCAGCAATCCGGTTGATTGAACAGTACCAATCTAAAGATTTAAGACTCTTTACCGATCCTGTAATTAAAAATCTCTTTAATTGGCCTAATCGGTTCCTGCTGGGGTTCAAAATAATTAGAGATTGGCTAATAAGATTTAGTGACAAGCAAACCAAGGGTATTTATGGTTCAAATATTTGTCGAACCAGATATATTGACGATTCGCTTCAATCAGCTATCGAAAATGGGATCGAACAAGTTGTAATATTGGGTGCCGGCCTGGATACCCGGCCGTATAGGATACTCGGTCGCGACCAAATTAAGTTTTTCGAAGTTGACATGCCTTCTGTCCAGGATTATAAAAAGAAAAAAGTTGAAAGCTACCTCGGCTCATTGCCGGACAATGTTGTTTTCATTCCTATTGACTTCAATAGTCAAACTCTGGATGAGGTTTTTGCCGGCAAGGGATTGGACTTCTCTAAACCTGTAGTTTTTATCTGGGAAGGGGTTACACCGTACATTACCGAAAAAGCCGTAGGCAATACCCTGCAATTTATTTCTAAAAATTCGCCAGGCAGTATTGTAATATTCACGTATATTCTAAAAACTGTGATAGAAAAAAAATCCGACATTGATGGTGTGAATGATCTGGTGAAATATCTTGAGAAATATGGTGTGATCTGGTATTTTGGCCTTGATCCACTAAATGTAGCGGAGTTTTTGAAGCAATTCAGTCTTAAATTAATTGAAGATGTTGGAGCGTCATATTATCGTGAAAACTATTTAAAACCGCTCGGGCGGCGGTTAGACGTGTCAGAAATTGAACGGATAGCTTATGCAACGGTAATCTAA
- a CDS encoding ABC transporter ATP-binding protein, giving the protein MIGKLLSWLVSTDLPQPRIGMAAIELSAVRKVYVTGAGEFEALKGVDLQVDAGEFVAVVGKSGSGKSTLINMIAGIDRPSDGDVWVAGTPVHTLTENQIAVWRGRTVGVVFQFFQLLPTLTSLENVMLPMDFCDVYNPVERPRRAFRLLEMVGVGDQADKLPANLSGGQQQRVAIARCLANDPPLLVADEPTGNLDARTASAVIDLFGELARSGKTILMVTHDQDLANRSSRIVTVSEGQISPVTADGGMA; this is encoded by the coding sequence GTGATCGGGAAATTACTATCCTGGCTGGTGTCTACGGATTTACCCCAGCCGCGTATCGGGATGGCAGCGATAGAACTTTCAGCCGTACGCAAGGTCTACGTGACCGGAGCGGGAGAATTCGAGGCTCTGAAGGGAGTCGACCTCCAGGTGGATGCCGGGGAGTTTGTGGCGGTAGTGGGCAAGTCGGGCAGCGGTAAATCCACGCTGATCAATATGATTGCCGGTATCGACCGGCCCAGCGACGGCGATGTATGGGTGGCCGGCACGCCGGTGCACACACTGACGGAAAATCAGATTGCCGTGTGGCGCGGCCGCACTGTAGGCGTTGTATTCCAGTTTTTTCAATTGCTGCCAACATTGACGTCGCTGGAGAATGTCATGCTGCCCATGGATTTTTGCGATGTTTATAACCCGGTTGAGCGACCCAGGCGGGCGTTTAGGTTGCTGGAAATGGTCGGGGTAGGCGATCAGGCCGACAAACTGCCCGCCAACCTGTCCGGAGGCCAGCAGCAGCGGGTGGCTATTGCCCGCTGTTTGGCCAATGACCCGCCCTTACTGGTAGCTGACGAACCGACCGGCAACCTGGATGCCCGTACTGCGTCGGCGGTGATTGACTTGTTCGGGGAACTGGCCAGGAGCGGGAAGACCATTTTGATGGTTACTCATGACCAGGATTTGGCCAACAGAAGCAGCCGGATCGTAACCGTGTCCGAGGGGCAAATTAGTCCGGTGACGGCCGACGGGGGGATGGCATGA
- a CDS encoding UvrD-helicase domain-containing protein, with protein sequence MLELWARRKGINVIGTGDFTHPAWREELKEKLVPAGEGLYILKNDFRKEDKIAGADFKPQFIVSGEISSIYKKNGRVRKVHNLILLPSLEYAELISHKLEAIGNLRSDGRPILGLDSRDLLEIVLDTCPEAIFIPAHIWTPHFSLYGAYSGFDDITECFGDLTGYIYALETGLSSDPPMNWRLSALDNFTLVSNSDAHSPANLGREANIFNTGLSYPCMLQALKNRNTKEFYGTIEFFPEEGKYHYDGHRACKVCWKPAETKAAGGICPVCGGRLTVGVLHRVEALADREEGFIPPVVKHFESLVPLNQVIASVLGSTVTSMKVKKKYDDLLRGLGPELFILREAPLSDIASVAGPCIVEGIRRLRCGKVDIQPGFDGEYGKVKVMDKNEIDLISGQLCFSNDKFFADTHTCSSEPSPPESVAGIKAPANAAEPAPDLTDESLPKNSEYGIQAVSVNFPYGLNKEQWEAVSSPGQAIAVIAGPGTGKTKTLVSRIAYLVEQCDIHPAQITAVTFTNKAAHEMRSRLEQHFGDKQTANAMTIGTFHSICLQILSQWKGKNNITIIDEYNALSIIEEIIKSMNLKISPRDALQGISLIKNGSPPAGDKKKSSIAAMVYDSYCSQLKGYGVMDYDDILLEVLQQFEHEKTGDVSGGSPDNFFSYLLVDEFQDINGVQYRLIKEWSRKSGKIFIIGDPDQSIYGFRGSDFRYFESFKEDFPDIRHIRLTRNYRSTPEIILSAQGVIAKKAAGECNGSLAATRKSGAKVRLIENNSEFSEALFVAKEINRMVGGIDMLDTQTPSAARRRRPAARQTRGFTDITVLYRTNRQAEILEQCFSKEGIPYVVVGRDEFLADKLVREAISFFKFLLNPGDITSLLVCLKAKSIYSADLNLKVLNGYVAGEKGITSLEKLLEEIQLPLHKPGVLRDFIEILRKYEPIINKEKPWKIIDSWISDNNLSGVRCMELLLHTSVMHNQMSSFIQNLVLGRESDVVRSGSKVYSPDAVALMTVHAAKGLEFPVTFICGVNDGLIPLKNSNPDFNMDEERRLFYVGMTRARDELILLTSRTPSPFVADISEEQLIIEKAFRQKQGSQYKQAGLFD encoded by the coding sequence ATGCTGGAATTGTGGGCGCGGCGTAAAGGGATTAACGTTATTGGTACGGGTGATTTCACTCATCCGGCCTGGCGTGAGGAATTGAAGGAAAAGCTTGTTCCCGCCGGCGAAGGTCTTTATATTCTTAAGAATGATTTCCGCAAAGAGGATAAAATTGCAGGGGCAGATTTCAAGCCGCAATTTATTGTTTCCGGGGAAATCAGCTCAATATACAAAAAGAACGGCAGGGTACGAAAGGTTCACAACCTGATACTTCTACCCAGCCTGGAATATGCCGAATTAATATCACACAAGCTTGAAGCCATAGGGAATTTGCGATCGGATGGCAGGCCGATACTGGGCCTTGACAGCAGGGATCTGTTGGAGATCGTACTTGACACGTGCCCGGAGGCCATATTTATTCCTGCTCACATATGGACGCCGCATTTCTCCCTGTATGGCGCATATTCCGGTTTTGATGACATTACGGAGTGTTTTGGGGACCTCACAGGCTATATCTATGCCCTTGAAACCGGCCTGTCCTCAGATCCGCCGATGAATTGGCGCCTTTCCGCATTGGATAACTTTACACTGGTTTCCAACTCGGACGCCCATTCTCCGGCAAACCTGGGAAGAGAGGCAAATATTTTCAATACCGGGCTTTCTTATCCATGCATGCTGCAGGCGTTAAAAAACCGCAATACAAAGGAGTTCTACGGTACAATAGAGTTTTTTCCGGAGGAAGGTAAATACCACTACGACGGGCACCGGGCCTGCAAGGTGTGCTGGAAGCCGGCGGAAACAAAAGCTGCCGGCGGTATATGCCCTGTATGTGGCGGCAGGCTTACCGTCGGCGTGCTGCACCGGGTTGAAGCCCTTGCCGACAGGGAAGAGGGGTTCATACCACCGGTGGTCAAGCATTTTGAAAGCCTTGTCCCGCTTAATCAGGTAATAGCTTCCGTGCTAGGTTCTACTGTCACCAGTATGAAGGTGAAGAAAAAATATGACGACCTGCTGCGGGGCCTTGGACCGGAGTTATTTATACTCCGTGAGGCGCCGTTGAGTGATATTGCATCAGTGGCAGGCCCTTGTATCGTTGAGGGCATCCGCAGGCTGAGATGCGGCAAGGTGGACATACAACCCGGATTTGATGGTGAGTACGGCAAAGTCAAGGTAATGGACAAAAATGAAATCGACCTGATTTCCGGTCAATTATGCTTTAGTAATGATAAATTTTTTGCTGATACCCATACTTGCAGTAGCGAACCGTCGCCACCGGAATCTGTCGCCGGCATAAAGGCGCCGGCTAATGCGGCGGAACCGGCGCCGGACTTAACTGATGAGAGTCTGCCGAAAAATAGTGAGTATGGCATACAGGCTGTTTCAGTAAACTTTCCCTATGGATTGAACAAAGAACAGTGGGAGGCTGTTTCATCCCCCGGTCAGGCAATCGCGGTAATTGCCGGCCCTGGAACCGGCAAAACAAAAACACTGGTAAGTCGCATTGCCTATCTTGTCGAGCAATGCGATATACATCCCGCGCAGATAACCGCCGTTACTTTCACCAATAAGGCGGCTCATGAGATGCGCAGCCGTCTGGAACAGCATTTCGGGGACAAGCAGACAGCCAATGCCATGACCATCGGGACGTTTCACTCTATATGCCTGCAAATTTTGTCCCAATGGAAGGGCAAGAATAACATAACGATTATTGATGAATATAATGCTCTTTCCATCATCGAGGAAATAATAAAAAGTATGAATTTAAAGATTTCTCCCCGGGATGCCCTGCAAGGGATATCGCTGATTAAAAACGGTTCACCGCCGGCAGGCGATAAGAAAAAATCCAGCATTGCGGCGATGGTATATGATTCGTACTGTTCCCAGCTTAAGGGCTACGGCGTGATGGACTATGACGATATCCTCCTCGAAGTACTTCAACAGTTTGAGCATGAAAAGACCGGTGATGTATCCGGCGGGAGCCCGGACAACTTTTTCTCATACCTGCTGGTGGATGAGTTTCAGGATATTAACGGGGTTCAATACCGTTTGATCAAAGAATGGAGTAGGAAAAGCGGGAAAATCTTCATTATCGGTGACCCCGACCAGTCCATTTATGGTTTCAGGGGTTCGGATTTCCGCTATTTTGAAAGCTTTAAAGAGGATTTTCCTGATATCCGGCATATTCGGTTAACCCGGAATTACCGCTCAACTCCCGAGATTATCCTTTCCGCCCAAGGGGTAATCGCCAAAAAAGCTGCCGGGGAGTGTAACGGTTCCCTCGCCGCAACAAGGAAAAGCGGTGCCAAAGTACGCCTTATAGAAAACAACAGTGAATTTTCGGAGGCGCTTTTTGTTGCCAAGGAAATAAATCGTATGGTTGGCGGTATCGATATGCTTGATACGCAGACTCCGTCGGCAGCGCGCCGAAGAAGGCCGGCGGCCAGACAGACAAGAGGCTTTACCGATATTACCGTATTATACCGTACGAATCGCCAGGCGGAGATTCTGGAGCAGTGCTTTTCAAAAGAAGGTATTCCCTATGTGGTTGTCGGACGGGACGAGTTCCTTGCCGACAAATTGGTCCGTGAGGCAATTTCGTTTTTTAAGTTTTTGCTTAACCCCGGGGATATCACTTCCCTATTGGTATGCCTCAAAGCAAAAAGCATATATTCGGCCGACCTGAATCTAAAAGTGCTGAATGGCTATGTTGCCGGTGAGAAAGGGATAACATCCCTGGAAAAGCTCCTGGAAGAAATTCAATTGCCGCTGCATAAACCGGGCGTCCTCCGGGATTTCATAGAAATATTAAGGAAATATGAACCTATCATCAATAAAGAAAAGCCGTGGAAAATTATAGATTCTTGGATTAGCGACAATAATCTGTCTGGTGTAAGGTGTATGGAACTGCTTTTACATACGTCGGTTATGCATAACCAAATGTCTTCCTTTATTCAAAACCTTGTACTGGGCCGTGAAAGTGATGTTGTCCGCAGCGGAAGTAAGGTTTATTCACCGGATGCGGTTGCCTTAATGACGGTGCATGCGGCAAAAGGTCTTGAATTCCCTGTAACGTTCATTTGCGGTGTAAACGATGGCCTGATTCCTTTAAAGAATAGCAACCCCGACTTTAATATGGATGAGGAGAGACGCCTTTTCTATGTCGGCATGACAAGGGCCCGGGATGAGCTTATCCTTCTCACGTCCCGCACTCCCTCTCCTTTTGTTGCCGACATATCGGAAGAGCAACTTATAATCGAGAAAGCTTTTAGACAAAAGCAAGGGTCCCAATACAAACAAGCCGGTCTTTTTGACTAA